Proteins from a single region of Nasonia vitripennis strain AsymCx chromosome 3 unlocalized genomic scaffold, Nvit_psr_1.1 chr3_random0005, whole genome shotgun sequence:
- the LOC116416681 gene encoding ADP-ribosylation factor-like protein 6-interacting protein 4 isoform X1 — protein MPQLPNDALRQLYDGSRSSADEESRRSPMVAEQPRRCPAVAEQPRRSPAAVEQPRGSPAVAEEPHRSSQRSSTASQPRRNRSRSSSSSFSSSSSSNSSSGTSSSCKSCRSIRDLGAIPKRKLNEDNGGNAQKKRQLARCLLNQEHQE, from the exons A TGCCACAACTGCCAAATGATGCTTTGCGGCAATTGTATGACGGAAGTAGATCTTCAGCGGACGAGGAATCACGTAGATCGCCGATGGTAGCTGAGCAGCCCCGTCGATGCCCGGCGGTGGCGGAACAGCCCCGACGATCCCCGGCGGCGGTGGAGCAGCCCCGAGGATCCCCGGCGGTAGCTGAGGAGCCCCATCGATCCTCGCAGCGATCCTCGACGGCTTCCCAGCCCCGTCGGAACCGCTCCAGATCAAGCTCGAGCAGCTTCAGCAGCTCCAGCAGTTCGAACAGTTCGAGCGGAACGTCATCGAGCTGCAAGTCATGCAGGAGTATCCGTGATCTTGGGGCGATTCCCAAGAGAAAGTTGAATg AAGACAATGGAGGGAATGCCCAGAAAAAAAGGCAACTGGCGAGATGTCTCCTAAACCAGGAACATCAAGAATGA
- the LOC116416681 gene encoding homeobox protein abdominal-A homolog isoform X2 — translation MSPKPGTSRMNSEAARSEPRRGKLQLKRRSSTQQQPQQQQQQQQQQQPPNQQPPSQQLPSNHQQTPNQQQPPNHRNLPRIIDNEVLIDRVKIVKKK, via the exons ATGTCTCCTAAACCAGGAACATCAAGAATGAACTCtg AAGCTGCGAGATCTGAGCCAAGACGCGGCAAGTTGCAGTTAAAGAGGAGAAGCAGCACTCAACAACAAccgcaacaacaacagcaacaacaacaacagcagcagccgcctaATCAGCAGCCGCCTAGTCAACAGCTGCCGTCTAATCATCAGCAGACGCCTAATCAACAGCAGCCGCCTAATCATCGTAATCTACCAAGGATTATAGACAATGAGGTATTGATAGATCGTgtgaaaattgtaaaaaaaaaataa
- the LOC116416681 gene encoding activating signal cointegrator 1 complex subunit 2 homolog isoform X3, whose translation MSPKPGTSRMNSAARSEPRRGKLQLKRRSSTQQQPQQQQQQQQQQQPPNQQPPSQQLPSNHQQTPNQQQPPNHRNLPRIIDNEVLIDRVKIVKKK comes from the exons ATGTCTCCTAAACCAGGAACATCAAGAATGAACTCtg CTGCGAGATCTGAGCCAAGACGCGGCAAGTTGCAGTTAAAGAGGAGAAGCAGCACTCAACAACAAccgcaacaacaacagcaacaacaacaacagcagcagccgcctaATCAGCAGCCGCCTAGTCAACAGCTGCCGTCTAATCATCAGCAGACGCCTAATCAACAGCAGCCGCCTAATCATCGTAATCTACCAAGGATTATAGACAATGAGGTATTGATAGATCGTgtgaaaattgtaaaaaaaaaataa